A single region of the Gorilla gorilla gorilla isolate KB3781 chromosome 1, NHGRI_mGorGor1-v2.1_pri, whole genome shotgun sequence genome encodes:
- the LOC134757593 gene encoding uncharacterized protein yields the protein MLQSTRTFTAEDREFTQPSNPVPRVSLPPAPAGPKGRAGFEGSSDPRQGTCKRRKAAMSNLLFLSGSEPAGAPPDGLPQAYSRPGRSAGVVGSGPGGGRASQISGLSRRPGPRAAAPDTDGTRRRKGEPGD from the exons ATGCTCCAGTCTACCCGCACTTTTACAGCAGAGGACAGAGAATTCACCCAACCCTCCAACCCCGTTCCCCGTGTGTccctcccccccgcccccgcgGGCCCAAAAGGGAGAGCTGGGTTTGAAGGAAGCTCTGACCCTAGACAGGGGACATGCAAGAGGAGGAAGGCAGCGATGTCCAACCTTCTATTTCTCTCAGGCAGTGAG CCGGCCGGGGCCCCTCCCGACGGTCTCCCGCAGGCCTACAGTCGACCGGGTCGGTCCGCGGGCGTGGTTGGCTCTGGCCCTGGCGGCGGCCGGGCCTCCCAGATCTCCGGCCTCTCCCGCCGGCCAGGCCCCCGGGCCGCCGCCCCGGACACCGATGGAACgcggaggaggaagggggagccAGGCGACTGA